One segment of Oreochromis niloticus isolate F11D_XX linkage group LG8, O_niloticus_UMD_NMBU, whole genome shotgun sequence DNA contains the following:
- the lg8h10orf90 gene encoding (E2-independent) E3 ubiquitin-conjugating enzyme FATS isoform X1, protein MTLRRPAAHLRRTPGWRRSGDESYWESLMSEGPAVSHPPRAPRPQSAIEGGQLDSWLEHLQAMQSTLKAPAHNQARGFNDRTTSMPVLNKEPTGRAWRHTGFPSFSRVSSSCESSSLCDSSLGSQESLQTGVFSPPERRGSWERAHIMQAPEKEQAELSYLSPVKIGWLPIQRRVMMVADTCNQNQFLDHAPSHLKLKQPITPTFQKNKATPKAQNAEVERSHATATALGVKTWQTPDQGAPVIKQVPEKPSFPANEGDRPVGWQALRRGWNTNRVSAFPGGSKTNELPTGTNSDPNRKSLLMKTASAEALRHPLLNRTTSATGPVCGTNNSPQPSDIQTNSAVGILIPQNKPGFSSITISSRKVSRTASLPGSDTSSHSSQSRESPSPHSSLDRQPMDPNSRHLTVQRKATIVKVTEKRVISSPVSNTNTARTPLGSSGLDTVVHRRKATIIKVTEHRESYSPGRLRAKHPEYRHSYSEGTYMGNNTWSQENHSQKYEETSYRHLNSIPNSAAPNTYTSDPEKNGSRHRSTLSLFLNNPPGVAAPTPSEFSPKPVGQRSGRLHRPLSWYGNVIGHTETSKENLTQPSARKWSVGLPQETDSNPLNSDNSFISPGKAVKRPGQLVADTLKSKAGEKERLPLPRSTMQTESSSLTLIKAPDPHSQQSPEEVTALNAAAIIANIKLQRQLSKKKKPSGESETDSTASPQGNSVTDEGERAKQHPNHSRRLNRPHAEFVPLSLDAEQSSKAVSLQDALQRSRPDFISRSQGRVQELERKAQERRKLSNSVGPQLEKAPRQRRALSTGSTSLNGNPFTHRDRAFSRKEMQPRSKLTPAELKRQKDEERREVSLNNRYRAELYKKKLLDQLLQRSNS, encoded by the exons ATGACTCTCCGTAGGCCAGCTGCCCACCTAAGGAGGACTCCAGGCTGGAGGAGATCAGGAGATGAGTCCTACTGGGAGAGCTTGATGTCAGAAGGGCCCGCTGTTTCTCATCCACCACGTGCACCGCGGCCCCAGAGCGCCATTGAAGGTGGCCAGCTGGACAGCTGGCTAGAGCACCTGCAGGCTATGCAGAGCACACTTAAAGCCCCAGCTCATAATCAGGCTCGAGGGTTCAATGACCGAACAACATCCATGCCTGTTCTGAACAAAGAGCCAACTGGACGTGCTTGGAGACACACGGGTTTTCCCTCTTTCAGCAGGGTCTCATCTTCATGTGAGAGTTCAAGCCTATGTGACAGCTCGTTGGGCAGCCAGGAGTCCCTCCAGACTGGGGTTTTTTCACCTCCGGAGCGCAGAGGAAGCTGGGAGAGAGCCCATATCATGCAGGCTCCAGAAAAGGAACAAGCCGAACTTAGTTATCTTTCTCCAGTCAAAATTGGATGGCTGCCAATCCAAAGAAGAGTGATGATGGTGGCAGACACTTGCAACCAAAACCAATTTTTGGATCATGCTCCCAGCCAT ctgAAACTGAAACAACCCATCACTCCAACATTTCAGAAGAATAAAGCAACACCTAAGGCACAGA ATGCAGAGGTGGAGAGAAGTCACGCCACTGCCACTGCTCTGGGTGTGAAGACGTGGCAGACACCTGATCAAGGCGCTCCTGTTATTAAACAG GTGCCAGAAAAGCCTAGCTTTCCTGCTAATGAAGGGGACAGACCTGTCGGCTGGCAAGCTCTAAGGAGGGGCTGGAATACCAACAGGGTGTCAGCTTTCCCTGGAGGCAGTAAGACCAATGAGCTCCCCACAGGGACCAACTCAGACCCTAATAGGAAATCCCTTTTGATGAAAACAGCCAGCGCAGAGGCCCTCAGGCATCCTCTGCTGAATCGCACAACTTCTGCAACAGGCCCAGTATGTGGGACAAACAATAGTCCGCAACCTTCAGACATACAGACAAACTCTGCTGTGGGAATCCTCATCCCTCAAAACAAACCTGGCTTCTCCTCCATCACCATCTCCTCCAGAAAAGTGAGCAGAACAGCTAGTCTACCTGGCTCTGATACCAGCAGCCACTCTTCCCAGTCACGTGAGTCTCCTTCTCCACACAGCAGCTTGGACCGCCAGCCCATGGACCCAAACTCCAGGCATTTAACAGTGCAACGGAAAGCCACTATAGTCAAAGTAACAGAGAAAAGGGTGATTTCAAGTCCTGtatcaaacacaaacacagcacgGACACCACTGGGAAGCAGTGGTCTGGACACAGTGGTCCACAGAAGGAAGGCCACCATCATCAAGGTGACAGAACACAGAGAAAGCTACAGTCCAGGCAGACTGAGGGCCAAACACCCAGAGTACAGACACAGCTATAGTGAGGGAACATATATGGGCAACAACACATGGAGTCAGGAAAATCATtcacaaaaatatgaagaaactTCTTATCGTCATCTGAATTCTATCCCAAACTCTGCAGCACCAAATACATATACTTCAGATCCAGAGAAAAATGGCTCACGGCACAGATCCACACTGAGTCTTTTCCTAAACAACCCTCCTGGTGTAGCAGCACCCACACCCTCAGAGTTTTCTCCAAAGCCTGTTGGACAGCGATCGGGGAGGCTGCACAGACCACTGAGCTGGTATGGCAATGTGATTGGACACACTGAGACGAGCAAGGAGAATTTGACACAACCATCTGCCAGGAAATGGAGCGTTGGACTTCCACAAGAGACTGATAGCAACCCTTTGAACTCGGACAATAGTTTCATCAGTCCTGGAAAAGCAGTGAAAAGACCCGGTCAGCTTGTGGCAGACACACTCAAGTCAAAGGCCGGTGAAAAAGAAAGATTGCCACTGCCAAGAAGCACTATGCAGACAGAGTCCTCAAGTCTGACTCTCATCAAGGCCCCGG ATCCACACTCCCAACAGTCTCCAGAGGAAGTGACTGCCCTCAATGCGGCTGCGATCATAGCAAATATCAAACTCCAAAGACAACTTAGTAAGAAGAAAAAACCAAGTGGCGAGTCTGAAACGGATTCCACTGCATCACCCCAGGGAAATTCTG TGACAGATGAGGGAGAACGTGCAAAGCAGCATCCTAATCACAGCCGACGCCTCAACCGGCCTCATGCTGAATTTGTTCCACTGAGTCTAGATGCTGAACAGTCATCTAAAGCTGTTTCTCTACAG GACGCGTTGCAGAGGTCTAGACCAGACTTCATTAGTCGATCCCAAGGTAGAGTGCAAGAGCTGGAGCGAAAGGCACAGGAGAGAAGGAAACTGTCAAATTCAGTAGGCCCACAGTTGGAGAAGGCACCCAGGCAGAGGAGAGCTCTCAGCACTGGGTCTACCTCTCTGAACG gtAACCCtttcacacacagagacagagcatTTTCTAGGAAAGAGATGCAGCCCAGATCCAAGCT gACACCTGCAGAGCTCAAGAGACAAAAAGATGAAGAAAGGAGGGAGGTCAGTTTGAACAACAGATATCGAGCTGAGCTTTACAAAAAG AAACTGCTGGATCAACTTCTTCAAAGGAGCAACAGCTAA
- the lg8h10orf90 gene encoding (E2-independent) E3 ubiquitin-conjugating enzyme FATS isoform X4 codes for MTLRRPAAHLRRTPGWRRSGDESYWESLMSEGPAVSHPPRAPRPQSAIEGGQLDSWLEHLQAMQSTLKAPAHNQARGFNDRTTSMPVLNKEPTGRAWRHTGFPSFSRVSSSCESSSLCDSSLGSQESLQTGVFSPPERRGSWERAHIMQAPEKEQAELSYLSPVKIGWLPIQRRVMMVADTCNQNQFLDHAPSHLKLKQPITPTFQKNKATPKAQNAEVERSHATATALGVKTWQTPDQGAPVIKQVPEKPSFPANEGDRPVGWQALRRGWNTNRVSAFPGGSKTNELPTGTNSDPNRKSLLMKTASAEALRHPLLNRTTSATGPVCGTNNSPQPSDIQTNSAVGILIPQNKPGFSSITISSRKVSRTASLPGSDTSSHSSQSRESPSPHSSLDRQPMDPNSRHLTVQRKATIVKVTEKRVISSPVSNTNTARTPLGSSGLDTVVHRRKATIIKVTEHRESYSPGRLRAKHPEYRHSYSEGTYMGNNTWSQENHSQKYEETSYRHLNSIPNSAAPNTYTSDPEKNGSRHRSTLSLFLNNPPGVAAPTPSEFSPKPVGQRSGRLHRPLSWYGNVIGHTETSKENLTQPSARKWSVGLPQETDSNPLNSDNSFISPGKAVKRPGQLVADTLKSKAGEKERLPLPRSTMQTESSSLTLIKAPVTDEGERAKQHPNHSRRLNRPHAEFVPLSLDAEQSSKAVSLQDALQRSRPDFISRSQGRVQELERKAQERRKLSNSVGPQLEKAPRQRRALSTGSTSLNGNPFTHRDRAFSRKEMQPRSKLTPAELKRQKDEERREVSLNNRYRAELYKKKLLDQLLQRSNS; via the exons ATGACTCTCCGTAGGCCAGCTGCCCACCTAAGGAGGACTCCAGGCTGGAGGAGATCAGGAGATGAGTCCTACTGGGAGAGCTTGATGTCAGAAGGGCCCGCTGTTTCTCATCCACCACGTGCACCGCGGCCCCAGAGCGCCATTGAAGGTGGCCAGCTGGACAGCTGGCTAGAGCACCTGCAGGCTATGCAGAGCACACTTAAAGCCCCAGCTCATAATCAGGCTCGAGGGTTCAATGACCGAACAACATCCATGCCTGTTCTGAACAAAGAGCCAACTGGACGTGCTTGGAGACACACGGGTTTTCCCTCTTTCAGCAGGGTCTCATCTTCATGTGAGAGTTCAAGCCTATGTGACAGCTCGTTGGGCAGCCAGGAGTCCCTCCAGACTGGGGTTTTTTCACCTCCGGAGCGCAGAGGAAGCTGGGAGAGAGCCCATATCATGCAGGCTCCAGAAAAGGAACAAGCCGAACTTAGTTATCTTTCTCCAGTCAAAATTGGATGGCTGCCAATCCAAAGAAGAGTGATGATGGTGGCAGACACTTGCAACCAAAACCAATTTTTGGATCATGCTCCCAGCCAT ctgAAACTGAAACAACCCATCACTCCAACATTTCAGAAGAATAAAGCAACACCTAAGGCACAGA ATGCAGAGGTGGAGAGAAGTCACGCCACTGCCACTGCTCTGGGTGTGAAGACGTGGCAGACACCTGATCAAGGCGCTCCTGTTATTAAACAG GTGCCAGAAAAGCCTAGCTTTCCTGCTAATGAAGGGGACAGACCTGTCGGCTGGCAAGCTCTAAGGAGGGGCTGGAATACCAACAGGGTGTCAGCTTTCCCTGGAGGCAGTAAGACCAATGAGCTCCCCACAGGGACCAACTCAGACCCTAATAGGAAATCCCTTTTGATGAAAACAGCCAGCGCAGAGGCCCTCAGGCATCCTCTGCTGAATCGCACAACTTCTGCAACAGGCCCAGTATGTGGGACAAACAATAGTCCGCAACCTTCAGACATACAGACAAACTCTGCTGTGGGAATCCTCATCCCTCAAAACAAACCTGGCTTCTCCTCCATCACCATCTCCTCCAGAAAAGTGAGCAGAACAGCTAGTCTACCTGGCTCTGATACCAGCAGCCACTCTTCCCAGTCACGTGAGTCTCCTTCTCCACACAGCAGCTTGGACCGCCAGCCCATGGACCCAAACTCCAGGCATTTAACAGTGCAACGGAAAGCCACTATAGTCAAAGTAACAGAGAAAAGGGTGATTTCAAGTCCTGtatcaaacacaaacacagcacgGACACCACTGGGAAGCAGTGGTCTGGACACAGTGGTCCACAGAAGGAAGGCCACCATCATCAAGGTGACAGAACACAGAGAAAGCTACAGTCCAGGCAGACTGAGGGCCAAACACCCAGAGTACAGACACAGCTATAGTGAGGGAACATATATGGGCAACAACACATGGAGTCAGGAAAATCATtcacaaaaatatgaagaaactTCTTATCGTCATCTGAATTCTATCCCAAACTCTGCAGCACCAAATACATATACTTCAGATCCAGAGAAAAATGGCTCACGGCACAGATCCACACTGAGTCTTTTCCTAAACAACCCTCCTGGTGTAGCAGCACCCACACCCTCAGAGTTTTCTCCAAAGCCTGTTGGACAGCGATCGGGGAGGCTGCACAGACCACTGAGCTGGTATGGCAATGTGATTGGACACACTGAGACGAGCAAGGAGAATTTGACACAACCATCTGCCAGGAAATGGAGCGTTGGACTTCCACAAGAGACTGATAGCAACCCTTTGAACTCGGACAATAGTTTCATCAGTCCTGGAAAAGCAGTGAAAAGACCCGGTCAGCTTGTGGCAGACACACTCAAGTCAAAGGCCGGTGAAAAAGAAAGATTGCCACTGCCAAGAAGCACTATGCAGACAGAGTCCTCAAGTCTGACTCTCATCAAGGCCCCGG TGACAGATGAGGGAGAACGTGCAAAGCAGCATCCTAATCACAGCCGACGCCTCAACCGGCCTCATGCTGAATTTGTTCCACTGAGTCTAGATGCTGAACAGTCATCTAAAGCTGTTTCTCTACAG GACGCGTTGCAGAGGTCTAGACCAGACTTCATTAGTCGATCCCAAGGTAGAGTGCAAGAGCTGGAGCGAAAGGCACAGGAGAGAAGGAAACTGTCAAATTCAGTAGGCCCACAGTTGGAGAAGGCACCCAGGCAGAGGAGAGCTCTCAGCACTGGGTCTACCTCTCTGAACG gtAACCCtttcacacacagagacagagcatTTTCTAGGAAAGAGATGCAGCCCAGATCCAAGCT gACACCTGCAGAGCTCAAGAGACAAAAAGATGAAGAAAGGAGGGAGGTCAGTTTGAACAACAGATATCGAGCTGAGCTTTACAAAAAG AAACTGCTGGATCAACTTCTTCAAAGGAGCAACAGCTAA
- the lg8h10orf90 gene encoding (E2-independent) E3 ubiquitin-conjugating enzyme FATS isoform X2 codes for MTLRRPAAHLRRTPGWRRSGDESYWESLMSEGPAVSHPPRAPRPQSAIEGGQLDSWLEHLQAMQSTLKAPAHNQARGFNDRTTSMPVLNKEPTGRAWRHTGFPSFSRVSSSCESSSLCDSSLGSQESLQTGVFSPPERRGSWERAHIMQAPEKEQAELSYLSPVKIGWLPIQRRVMMVADTCNQNQFLDHAPSHLKLKQPITPTFQKNKATPKAQNAEVERSHATATALGVKTWQTPDQGAPVIKQVPEKPSFPANEGDRPVGWQALRRGWNTNRVSAFPGGSKTNELPTGTNSDPNRKSLLMKTASAEALRHPLLNRTTSATGPVCGTNNSPQPSDIQTNSAVGILIPQNKPGFSSITISSRKVSRTASLPGSDTSSHSSQSRESPSPHSSLDRQPMDPNSRHLTVQRKATIVKVTEKRVISSPVSNTNTARTPLGSSGLDTVVHRRKATIIKVTEHRESYSPGRLRAKHPEYRHSYSEGTYMGNNTWSQENHSQKYEETSYRHLNSIPNSAAPNTYTSDPEKNGSRHRSTLSLFLNNPPGVAAPTPSEFSPKPVGQRSGRLHRPLSWYGNVIGHTETSKENLTQPSARKWSVGLPQETDSNPLNSDNSFISPGKAVKRPGQLVADTLKSKAGEKERLPLPRSTMQTESSSLTLIKAPDPHSQQSPEEVTALNAAAIIANIKLQRQLSKKKKPSGESETDSTASPQGNSDEGERAKQHPNHSRRLNRPHAEFVPLSLDAEQSSKAVSLQDALQRSRPDFISRSQGRVQELERKAQERRKLSNSVGPQLEKAPRQRRALSTGSTSLNGNPFTHRDRAFSRKEMQPRSKLTPAELKRQKDEERREVSLNNRYRAELYKKKLLDQLLQRSNS; via the exons ATGACTCTCCGTAGGCCAGCTGCCCACCTAAGGAGGACTCCAGGCTGGAGGAGATCAGGAGATGAGTCCTACTGGGAGAGCTTGATGTCAGAAGGGCCCGCTGTTTCTCATCCACCACGTGCACCGCGGCCCCAGAGCGCCATTGAAGGTGGCCAGCTGGACAGCTGGCTAGAGCACCTGCAGGCTATGCAGAGCACACTTAAAGCCCCAGCTCATAATCAGGCTCGAGGGTTCAATGACCGAACAACATCCATGCCTGTTCTGAACAAAGAGCCAACTGGACGTGCTTGGAGACACACGGGTTTTCCCTCTTTCAGCAGGGTCTCATCTTCATGTGAGAGTTCAAGCCTATGTGACAGCTCGTTGGGCAGCCAGGAGTCCCTCCAGACTGGGGTTTTTTCACCTCCGGAGCGCAGAGGAAGCTGGGAGAGAGCCCATATCATGCAGGCTCCAGAAAAGGAACAAGCCGAACTTAGTTATCTTTCTCCAGTCAAAATTGGATGGCTGCCAATCCAAAGAAGAGTGATGATGGTGGCAGACACTTGCAACCAAAACCAATTTTTGGATCATGCTCCCAGCCAT ctgAAACTGAAACAACCCATCACTCCAACATTTCAGAAGAATAAAGCAACACCTAAGGCACAGA ATGCAGAGGTGGAGAGAAGTCACGCCACTGCCACTGCTCTGGGTGTGAAGACGTGGCAGACACCTGATCAAGGCGCTCCTGTTATTAAACAG GTGCCAGAAAAGCCTAGCTTTCCTGCTAATGAAGGGGACAGACCTGTCGGCTGGCAAGCTCTAAGGAGGGGCTGGAATACCAACAGGGTGTCAGCTTTCCCTGGAGGCAGTAAGACCAATGAGCTCCCCACAGGGACCAACTCAGACCCTAATAGGAAATCCCTTTTGATGAAAACAGCCAGCGCAGAGGCCCTCAGGCATCCTCTGCTGAATCGCACAACTTCTGCAACAGGCCCAGTATGTGGGACAAACAATAGTCCGCAACCTTCAGACATACAGACAAACTCTGCTGTGGGAATCCTCATCCCTCAAAACAAACCTGGCTTCTCCTCCATCACCATCTCCTCCAGAAAAGTGAGCAGAACAGCTAGTCTACCTGGCTCTGATACCAGCAGCCACTCTTCCCAGTCACGTGAGTCTCCTTCTCCACACAGCAGCTTGGACCGCCAGCCCATGGACCCAAACTCCAGGCATTTAACAGTGCAACGGAAAGCCACTATAGTCAAAGTAACAGAGAAAAGGGTGATTTCAAGTCCTGtatcaaacacaaacacagcacgGACACCACTGGGAAGCAGTGGTCTGGACACAGTGGTCCACAGAAGGAAGGCCACCATCATCAAGGTGACAGAACACAGAGAAAGCTACAGTCCAGGCAGACTGAGGGCCAAACACCCAGAGTACAGACACAGCTATAGTGAGGGAACATATATGGGCAACAACACATGGAGTCAGGAAAATCATtcacaaaaatatgaagaaactTCTTATCGTCATCTGAATTCTATCCCAAACTCTGCAGCACCAAATACATATACTTCAGATCCAGAGAAAAATGGCTCACGGCACAGATCCACACTGAGTCTTTTCCTAAACAACCCTCCTGGTGTAGCAGCACCCACACCCTCAGAGTTTTCTCCAAAGCCTGTTGGACAGCGATCGGGGAGGCTGCACAGACCACTGAGCTGGTATGGCAATGTGATTGGACACACTGAGACGAGCAAGGAGAATTTGACACAACCATCTGCCAGGAAATGGAGCGTTGGACTTCCACAAGAGACTGATAGCAACCCTTTGAACTCGGACAATAGTTTCATCAGTCCTGGAAAAGCAGTGAAAAGACCCGGTCAGCTTGTGGCAGACACACTCAAGTCAAAGGCCGGTGAAAAAGAAAGATTGCCACTGCCAAGAAGCACTATGCAGACAGAGTCCTCAAGTCTGACTCTCATCAAGGCCCCGG ATCCACACTCCCAACAGTCTCCAGAGGAAGTGACTGCCCTCAATGCGGCTGCGATCATAGCAAATATCAAACTCCAAAGACAACTTAGTAAGAAGAAAAAACCAAGTGGCGAGTCTGAAACGGATTCCACTGCATCACCCCAGGGAAATTCTG ATGAGGGAGAACGTGCAAAGCAGCATCCTAATCACAGCCGACGCCTCAACCGGCCTCATGCTGAATTTGTTCCACTGAGTCTAGATGCTGAACAGTCATCTAAAGCTGTTTCTCTACAG GACGCGTTGCAGAGGTCTAGACCAGACTTCATTAGTCGATCCCAAGGTAGAGTGCAAGAGCTGGAGCGAAAGGCACAGGAGAGAAGGAAACTGTCAAATTCAGTAGGCCCACAGTTGGAGAAGGCACCCAGGCAGAGGAGAGCTCTCAGCACTGGGTCTACCTCTCTGAACG gtAACCCtttcacacacagagacagagcatTTTCTAGGAAAGAGATGCAGCCCAGATCCAAGCT gACACCTGCAGAGCTCAAGAGACAAAAAGATGAAGAAAGGAGGGAGGTCAGTTTGAACAACAGATATCGAGCTGAGCTTTACAAAAAG AAACTGCTGGATCAACTTCTTCAAAGGAGCAACAGCTAA
- the lg8h10orf90 gene encoding (E2-independent) E3 ubiquitin-conjugating enzyme FATS isoform X3, producing the protein MTLRRPAAHLRRTPGWRRSGDESYWESLMSEGPAVSHPPRAPRPQSAIEGGQLDSWLEHLQAMQSTLKAPAHNQARGFNDRTTSMPVLNKEPTGRAWRHTGFPSFSRVSSSCESSSLCDSSLGSQESLQTGVFSPPERRGSWERAHIMQAPEKEQAELSYLSPVKIGWLPIQRRVMMVADTCNQNQFLDHAPSHLKLKQPITPTFQKNKATPKAQNAEVERSHATATALGVKTWQTPDQGAPVIKQVPEKPSFPANEGDRPVGWQALRRGWNTNRVSAFPGGSKTNELPTGTNSDPNRKSLLMKTASAEALRHPLLNRTTSATGPVCGTNNSPQPSDIQTNSAVGILIPQNKPGFSSITISSRKVSRTASLPGSDTSSHSSQSRESPSPHSSLDRQPMDPNSRHLTVQRKATIVKVTEKRVISSPVSNTNTARTPLGSSGLDTVVHRRKATIIKVTEHRESYSPGRLRAKHPEYRHSYSEGTYMGNNTWSQENHSQKYEETSYRHLNSIPNSAAPNTYTSDPEKNGSRHRSTLSLFLNNPPGVAAPTPSEFSPKPVGQRSGRLHRPLSWYGNVIGHTETSKENLTQPSARKWSVGLPQETDSNPLNSDNSFISPGKAVKRPGQLVADTLKSKAGEKERLPLPRSTMQTESSSLTLIKAPDPHSQQSPEEVTALNAAAIIANIKLQRQLSKKKKPSGESETDSTASPQGNSVTDEGERAKQHPNHSRRLNRPHAEFVPLSLDAEQSSKAVSLQDALQRSRPDFISRSQGRVQELERKAQERRKLSNSVGPQLEKAPRQRRALSTGSTSLNGHLQSSRDKKMKKGGRSV; encoded by the exons ATGACTCTCCGTAGGCCAGCTGCCCACCTAAGGAGGACTCCAGGCTGGAGGAGATCAGGAGATGAGTCCTACTGGGAGAGCTTGATGTCAGAAGGGCCCGCTGTTTCTCATCCACCACGTGCACCGCGGCCCCAGAGCGCCATTGAAGGTGGCCAGCTGGACAGCTGGCTAGAGCACCTGCAGGCTATGCAGAGCACACTTAAAGCCCCAGCTCATAATCAGGCTCGAGGGTTCAATGACCGAACAACATCCATGCCTGTTCTGAACAAAGAGCCAACTGGACGTGCTTGGAGACACACGGGTTTTCCCTCTTTCAGCAGGGTCTCATCTTCATGTGAGAGTTCAAGCCTATGTGACAGCTCGTTGGGCAGCCAGGAGTCCCTCCAGACTGGGGTTTTTTCACCTCCGGAGCGCAGAGGAAGCTGGGAGAGAGCCCATATCATGCAGGCTCCAGAAAAGGAACAAGCCGAACTTAGTTATCTTTCTCCAGTCAAAATTGGATGGCTGCCAATCCAAAGAAGAGTGATGATGGTGGCAGACACTTGCAACCAAAACCAATTTTTGGATCATGCTCCCAGCCAT ctgAAACTGAAACAACCCATCACTCCAACATTTCAGAAGAATAAAGCAACACCTAAGGCACAGA ATGCAGAGGTGGAGAGAAGTCACGCCACTGCCACTGCTCTGGGTGTGAAGACGTGGCAGACACCTGATCAAGGCGCTCCTGTTATTAAACAG GTGCCAGAAAAGCCTAGCTTTCCTGCTAATGAAGGGGACAGACCTGTCGGCTGGCAAGCTCTAAGGAGGGGCTGGAATACCAACAGGGTGTCAGCTTTCCCTGGAGGCAGTAAGACCAATGAGCTCCCCACAGGGACCAACTCAGACCCTAATAGGAAATCCCTTTTGATGAAAACAGCCAGCGCAGAGGCCCTCAGGCATCCTCTGCTGAATCGCACAACTTCTGCAACAGGCCCAGTATGTGGGACAAACAATAGTCCGCAACCTTCAGACATACAGACAAACTCTGCTGTGGGAATCCTCATCCCTCAAAACAAACCTGGCTTCTCCTCCATCACCATCTCCTCCAGAAAAGTGAGCAGAACAGCTAGTCTACCTGGCTCTGATACCAGCAGCCACTCTTCCCAGTCACGTGAGTCTCCTTCTCCACACAGCAGCTTGGACCGCCAGCCCATGGACCCAAACTCCAGGCATTTAACAGTGCAACGGAAAGCCACTATAGTCAAAGTAACAGAGAAAAGGGTGATTTCAAGTCCTGtatcaaacacaaacacagcacgGACACCACTGGGAAGCAGTGGTCTGGACACAGTGGTCCACAGAAGGAAGGCCACCATCATCAAGGTGACAGAACACAGAGAAAGCTACAGTCCAGGCAGACTGAGGGCCAAACACCCAGAGTACAGACACAGCTATAGTGAGGGAACATATATGGGCAACAACACATGGAGTCAGGAAAATCATtcacaaaaatatgaagaaactTCTTATCGTCATCTGAATTCTATCCCAAACTCTGCAGCACCAAATACATATACTTCAGATCCAGAGAAAAATGGCTCACGGCACAGATCCACACTGAGTCTTTTCCTAAACAACCCTCCTGGTGTAGCAGCACCCACACCCTCAGAGTTTTCTCCAAAGCCTGTTGGACAGCGATCGGGGAGGCTGCACAGACCACTGAGCTGGTATGGCAATGTGATTGGACACACTGAGACGAGCAAGGAGAATTTGACACAACCATCTGCCAGGAAATGGAGCGTTGGACTTCCACAAGAGACTGATAGCAACCCTTTGAACTCGGACAATAGTTTCATCAGTCCTGGAAAAGCAGTGAAAAGACCCGGTCAGCTTGTGGCAGACACACTCAAGTCAAAGGCCGGTGAAAAAGAAAGATTGCCACTGCCAAGAAGCACTATGCAGACAGAGTCCTCAAGTCTGACTCTCATCAAGGCCCCGG ATCCACACTCCCAACAGTCTCCAGAGGAAGTGACTGCCCTCAATGCGGCTGCGATCATAGCAAATATCAAACTCCAAAGACAACTTAGTAAGAAGAAAAAACCAAGTGGCGAGTCTGAAACGGATTCCACTGCATCACCCCAGGGAAATTCTG TGACAGATGAGGGAGAACGTGCAAAGCAGCATCCTAATCACAGCCGACGCCTCAACCGGCCTCATGCTGAATTTGTTCCACTGAGTCTAGATGCTGAACAGTCATCTAAAGCTGTTTCTCTACAG GACGCGTTGCAGAGGTCTAGACCAGACTTCATTAGTCGATCCCAAGGTAGAGTGCAAGAGCTGGAGCGAAAGGCACAGGAGAGAAGGAAACTGTCAAATTCAGTAGGCCCACAGTTGGAGAAGGCACCCAGGCAGAGGAGAGCTCTCAGCACTGGGTCTACCTCTCTGAACG gACACCTGCAGAGCTCAAGAGACAAAAAGATGAAGAAAGGAGGGAGGTCAGTTTGA